A window of Drosophila subobscura isolate 14011-0131.10 chromosome E, UCBerk_Dsub_1.0, whole genome shotgun sequence contains these coding sequences:
- the LOC117890472 gene encoding sterol regulatory element-binding protein cleavage-activating protein isoform X3 produces the protein MHLLYPNENLQKSKVSTAEMLFGLPMQDTGFKRYPLRARARIIQYALTLVLKHNDVDYLETLKEKLLRYYPPLPVSATGEEPSTITYIFYPGEYRMWELVPYTVAFVLVFAYVYFSVRKIDVFRSRFLLALCSVFTTAGSLAMSLGLCFFFGLTISLQSKDIFPYLVILVGLENSLVITRSVVSMDETFDVKIRIAQALSKEGWHISKTLLTEITILTIGLATFVPVIQEFCIFAIVGLLSDFMLQMLLFSTILAMNIKRAEYTTEAKHLPKMMLSCTQGAGRQDFRFFGAAPTLPPFVPGSFQRSQSHPKLCFTDAAVGERVGLVNGHGHSTQEQRIPKRIKIVNFWARTRFFQRAFMVWMIVWICSIVYNSGCLEQLFTMQSNGTMTGTLELQRRLQAGRGAVSSFFEGLKADGHRTPTSPPSSNGFSTPIDPRSENDINETAEELLRLRYPNFDQNYFLSNFHWSTIMKQYNISLSGHYVTLLPTIRLSHAIAPELATLLRNPQEQLQQNFQWKALAAALDPLDFNDDDVRRESPMVMPGGMPLVPKSPMEIFFAILLCCISIFVLCYTMVVFYRCICTRNYAEWRSSWNESEVPHKQTEQILEGVPTQIAGHKHRIECLVSDGSYIISCCLKGQIRVWDARSGERLASIGRSEMQISQPRQDGQTLVRKLPVSPVWCLDYFDNLIVVGCANGRVELWESPAGVLKCAYQEDAKRNQGITHIHLNGDRVIVARLNGRLDFYRLETYYKGKQIDWGFTSAYRRTHVRTGSTGSLGLMMQQQQHRCQQDTVQKTTKEEMKITLEGVRLAHQQPITCMQVVNDMVFTGSQDHTLKVYCLNKSDAEYTLHGHCGPITCLFVDRWQPGTGGSGSQDGLLCVWDLFTGACMYNIQAHDGAVSCLACAPSYVISLGTDERICVWERFQGNLLTTINISNAYSSLLMLTPSLLVTSKMGSLIVWDVRTGQPAREVKLDFANLQLCPKTMMLACDSVVCDYGNEIRVVRFPIVADKCH, from the exons aTGCATTTACTTTACCCTAACGAG AATCTGCAAAAGTCGAAGGTATCCACAGCGGAAATGCTATTTGGACTGCCCATGCAGGACACTGGCTTCAAGCGCTACCCGCTCCGAGCACGCGCCAGGATAATTCAGTATGCCCTGACGCTGGTTCTGAAGCACAACGATGTGGATTATCTGGAGACGCtgaaggagaagctgctgcgctACTATCCGCCGCTGCCGGTTTCTGCGACCGGGGAGGAGCCGTCGACCATAACGTACATCTTTTACCCGGGAGAGTACAGGATGTGGGAGCTGGTGCCTTACACAGTGGCCTTTGTGCTGGTGTTCGCCTACGTCTACTTCTCCGTTCGTAAGATTGACGTGTTCAGATCGCGATTCCTGCTGGCTCTGTGCAGCGTCTTCACCACCGCCGGCAGCCTGGCCATGTCCCTCGGTCTGTGCTTCTTCTTTGGCCTGACCATTTCGCTGCAGTCGAAGGACATATTCCCCTACCTGGTCATTCTGGTGGGCCTGGAGAACAGCTTGGTCATCACGAGGAGTGTGGTGTCCATGGACGAGACGTTCGATGTCAAGATCCGTATCGCCCAGGCACTGAGCAAGGAGGGGTGGCATATCTCCAAGACGCTACTGACAGAGATTACCATTTTGACTATTGGCCTGGCAACATTTGTGCCCGTCATCCAGGAGTTCTGCATCTTTGCCATTGTCGGATTGCTCTCAGACTTcatgctgcagatgctgctttTCTCCACCATCTTGGCCATGAACATCAAGCGGGCCGAGTATACCACAGAGGCCAAACACCTGCCCAAAATGATGCTCAGCTGCACTCAGGGAGCGGGAAGGCAGGATTTCCGTTTCTTCGGTGCCGCTCCGACCCTGCCGCCCTTTGTGCCCGGATCCTTTCAGCGTTCGCAGTCCCATCCGAAGCTTTGCTTTACCGATGCCGCTGTCGGAGAGCGGGTAGGCCTGGTCAATGGGCACGGACACTCCACGCAGGAGCAGCGCATCCCCAAGCGTATCAAGATCGTCAACTTCTGGGCCCGTACGCGCTTCTTCCAGCGCGCCTTCATGGTCTGGATGATTGTGTGGATCTGCTCCATCGTTTACAACTCCGGTTGCCTGGAGCAGCTGTTCACCATGCAGAGCAACGGGACCATGACTGGTACTCTGGAGCTGCAGCGCCGCCTCCAGGCGGGTCGGGGAGCAGTCAGCAGCTTCTTCGAGGGACTGAAAGCAGACGGGCATCGAACCCCAACTAGCCCCCCAAGCAGCAACGGGTTTAGTACACCAATAGACCCCCGTTCTGAGAACGACATTAATGAAACGGCCGAAGAGCTGCTGCGTCTGCGATATCCCAACTTTGACCAGAACTATTTTCTGTCGAATTTCCACTGGTCGACTATTATGAAGCAGTACAACATATCGCTGAGCGGCCACTACGTGACGCTGCTGCCTACTATCAGGCTGAGTCATGCCATAGCGCCGGAGCTTGCCACTTTGCTGCGCAATccccaggagcagctgcagcagaatttCCAGTGGAAggccctggctgctgccctggATCCGCTGGACTTCAACGATGACGACGTTCGCAGAGAGTCCCCGATGGTGATGCCCGGCGGAATGCCGCTCGTTCCCAAGAGTCCCATGGAGATCTTCTTCGCCATCCTGCTGTGCTGCATCAGCATCTTCGTTCTCTGCTACACGATGGTCGTCTTCTATCGATGCATCTGCACCAGAAACTACGCCGAGTGGCGTTCCAGCTGGAACGAGTCCGAGGTCCCCCACAAGCAAACCGAACAAATACTCGAGGGCGTTCCCACTCAGATCGCCGGCCACAAGCATCGCATCGAGTGCCTGGTCTCCGACGGGTCCTACATCATAAGCTGTTGCCTCAAAGGACAGATTCGCGTATGGGACGCACGCAGCGGCGAGCGACTGGCGAGTATCGGGCGATCAGAGATGCAGATCTCCCAGCCGCGACAGGACGGACAAACACTGGTGCGGAAGCTGCCCGTTTCACCAGTGTGGTGTCTGGACTACTTTGATAATCTCATTGTCGTCGGCTGTGCCAACGGCCGTGTGGAACTGTGGGAGTCCCCGGCAGGCGTGCTCAAGTGCGCCTACCAGGAGGATGCCAAGCGCAATCAGGGCATCACGCACATCCATTTGAACGGCGATCGTGTGATTGTAGCGCGCCTTAATGGACGCCTCGATTTCTACCGTCTGGAGACATACTACAAAGGCAAGCAGATCGACTGGGGGTTCACCTCCGCGTACCGACGCA CTCACGTGCGGACTGGTTCGACTGGCAGCCTCGGCCTtatgatgcagcagcagcagcatcgctgCCAGCAGGACACAGTGCAAAAAACCACCAAGGAGGAGATGAAGATCACGCTAGAGGGAGTGCGCCTCGCACACCAGCAACCCATTACCTGCATGCAGGTGGTTAACGACATGGTCTTCACCGGAAGCCAGGATCACACATTAAAG GTATATTGTCTCAACAAATCGGATGCGGAGTACACATTGCATGGACATTGTGGACCCATAACCTGCCTGTTTGTGGACCGCTGGCAGCCTGGCACTGGCGGTTCAGGATCGCAGGATGGCCTCCTCTGTGTTTGGGATCTATTTACGGGAGCCTGCATGTATAACATCCAAGCTCATGACGGTGCGGTCAGTTGTCTGGCCTGTGCGCCCAGCTACGTGATATCGCTGGGCACAGACGAACGGATCTGTGTGTGGGAGCGATTCCAGGGAAACCTGCTGACTACCATCAACATCTCCAATGCCTATTCGAGTCTCTTGATGCTCACCCCGTCGCTGCTTGTGACCAGCAAAATGG GATCTCTGATCGTCTGGGATGTACGAACCGGACAGCCGGCCCGCGAGGTCAAGCTGGACTTTGCCAATCTGCAGCTGTGCCCCAAGACCATGATGCTTGCCTGCGACTCTGTGGTCTGTGACTATGGCAACGAAATACGCGTTGTTCGTTTCCCCATTGTGGCCGACAAGTGCCACTGA
- the LOC117890472 gene encoding sterol regulatory element-binding protein cleavage-activating protein isoform X1 — protein sequence MAAATDGSARAAAAAASTLPRTTTTSTPNGGTLTGKPPSSAASATASSSSTSSSSSSSASAGLPAAVSHFYYKHGLFLSSYPTCASSIAFMAILLSCYPLINIPLPGTIPTKIVLPYEAESLLAYNHSVALTPSVATVGPDPPPDAPAHLFNGSATDRSLPPLLPWAQSSPALFYVQQITLRASVLPWSDGMQLMDAFRAPLYEVFKLLEIVRNHQSSETQRTLEHNCLHVENVKRGVQGQLDQIFPEYGCLLLSPANLWTQNAQNFTRDTNILNTIFQYHNLQKSKVSTAEMLFGLPMQDTGFKRYPLRARARIIQYALTLVLKHNDVDYLETLKEKLLRYYPPLPVSATGEEPSTITYIFYPGEYRMWELVPYTVAFVLVFAYVYFSVRKIDVFRSRFLLALCSVFTTAGSLAMSLGLCFFFGLTISLQSKDIFPYLVILVGLENSLVITRSVVSMDETFDVKIRIAQALSKEGWHISKTLLTEITILTIGLATFVPVIQEFCIFAIVGLLSDFMLQMLLFSTILAMNIKRAEYTTEAKHLPKMMLSCTQGAGRQDFRFFGAAPTLPPFVPGSFQRSQSHPKLCFTDAAVGERVGLVNGHGHSTQEQRIPKRIKIVNFWARTRFFQRAFMVWMIVWICSIVYNSGCLEQLFTMQSNGTMTGTLELQRRLQAGRGAVSSFFEGLKADGHRTPTSPPSSNGFSTPIDPRSENDINETAEELLRLRYPNFDQNYFLSNFHWSTIMKQYNISLSGHYVTLLPTIRLSHAIAPELATLLRNPQEQLQQNFQWKALAAALDPLDFNDDDVRRESPMVMPGGMPLVPKSPMEIFFAILLCCISIFVLCYTMVVFYRCICTRNYAEWRSSWNESEVPHKQTEQILEGVPTQIAGHKHRIECLVSDGSYIISCCLKGQIRVWDARSGERLASIGRSEMQISQPRQDGQTLVRKLPVSPVWCLDYFDNLIVVGCANGRVELWESPAGVLKCAYQEDAKRNQGITHIHLNGDRVIVARLNGRLDFYRLETYYKGKQIDWGFTSAYRRTHVRTGSTGSLGLMMQQQQHRCQQDTVQKTTKEEMKITLEGVRLAHQQPITCMQVVNDMVFTGSQDHTLKVYCLNKSDAEYTLHGHCGPITCLFVDRWQPGTGGSGSQDGLLCVWDLFTGACMYNIQAHDGAVSCLACAPSYVISLGTDERICVWERFQGNLLTTINISNAYSSLLMLTPSLLVTSKMGSLIVWDVRTGQPAREVKLDFANLQLCPKTMMLACDSVVCDYGNEIRVVRFPIVADKCH from the exons atggcTGCCGCAACAGATGGCTctgccagagcagcagcggctgctgcgtcGACGTTGCCGCGAACAACGACCACATCGACGCCAAATGGCGGCACTCTAACCGGCAAACCCCCAAGTtccgcagcatcagcaaccgCATCCTCCTCCTCTACCTCCTCATCAAGCTCGTCGTCAGCGTCAGCAGGGCTGCCAGCCGCCGTCTCGCATTTCTACTACAAACATGGTCTCTTCCTGTCCAGCTACCCTACATGCGCCTCCAGTATAGCCTTTATGGCTATTTTACTTTCGTG CTATCCGCTGATCAACATACCGTTGCCGGGAACCATACCCACAAAGATAGTGCTGCCCTACGAGGCCGAGTCTTTATTGGCCTACAATCACAGTGTAGCGTTGACACCTTCCGTAGCCACGGTCGGACCCGATCCGCCGCCCGATGCCCCAGCGCACTTATTCAATGGAAGTGCCACAGACCGCAGCCTGCCCCCACTGCTTCCCTGGGCGCAGAGCAGTCCAGCCCTCTTCTACGTCCAGCAGATCACACTGCGAGCCAGCGTGCTGCCCTGGAGCGATGGGATGCAGCTAATGGATGCGTTTCGTGCGCCGCTTTACGAAGTTTTTAAATTGCTCGAAATTGTGCGCAATCATCAGAGCAGCGAGAC CCAGCGCACTCTCGAGCACAACTGCCTCCACGTGGAGAACGTGAAACGCGGGGTCCAAGGGCAGCTGGATCAGATCTTTCCCGAGTATGGCTGTCTGCTCCTCTCCCCGGCCAACCTCTGGACGCAGAACGCTCAGAACTTCACTAGAGACACGAATATTCTGAACACGATATTTCAATATCAT AATCTGCAAAAGTCGAAGGTATCCACAGCGGAAATGCTATTTGGACTGCCCATGCAGGACACTGGCTTCAAGCGCTACCCGCTCCGAGCACGCGCCAGGATAATTCAGTATGCCCTGACGCTGGTTCTGAAGCACAACGATGTGGATTATCTGGAGACGCtgaaggagaagctgctgcgctACTATCCGCCGCTGCCGGTTTCTGCGACCGGGGAGGAGCCGTCGACCATAACGTACATCTTTTACCCGGGAGAGTACAGGATGTGGGAGCTGGTGCCTTACACAGTGGCCTTTGTGCTGGTGTTCGCCTACGTCTACTTCTCCGTTCGTAAGATTGACGTGTTCAGATCGCGATTCCTGCTGGCTCTGTGCAGCGTCTTCACCACCGCCGGCAGCCTGGCCATGTCCCTCGGTCTGTGCTTCTTCTTTGGCCTGACCATTTCGCTGCAGTCGAAGGACATATTCCCCTACCTGGTCATTCTGGTGGGCCTGGAGAACAGCTTGGTCATCACGAGGAGTGTGGTGTCCATGGACGAGACGTTCGATGTCAAGATCCGTATCGCCCAGGCACTGAGCAAGGAGGGGTGGCATATCTCCAAGACGCTACTGACAGAGATTACCATTTTGACTATTGGCCTGGCAACATTTGTGCCCGTCATCCAGGAGTTCTGCATCTTTGCCATTGTCGGATTGCTCTCAGACTTcatgctgcagatgctgctttTCTCCACCATCTTGGCCATGAACATCAAGCGGGCCGAGTATACCACAGAGGCCAAACACCTGCCCAAAATGATGCTCAGCTGCACTCAGGGAGCGGGAAGGCAGGATTTCCGTTTCTTCGGTGCCGCTCCGACCCTGCCGCCCTTTGTGCCCGGATCCTTTCAGCGTTCGCAGTCCCATCCGAAGCTTTGCTTTACCGATGCCGCTGTCGGAGAGCGGGTAGGCCTGGTCAATGGGCACGGACACTCCACGCAGGAGCAGCGCATCCCCAAGCGTATCAAGATCGTCAACTTCTGGGCCCGTACGCGCTTCTTCCAGCGCGCCTTCATGGTCTGGATGATTGTGTGGATCTGCTCCATCGTTTACAACTCCGGTTGCCTGGAGCAGCTGTTCACCATGCAGAGCAACGGGACCATGACTGGTACTCTGGAGCTGCAGCGCCGCCTCCAGGCGGGTCGGGGAGCAGTCAGCAGCTTCTTCGAGGGACTGAAAGCAGACGGGCATCGAACCCCAACTAGCCCCCCAAGCAGCAACGGGTTTAGTACACCAATAGACCCCCGTTCTGAGAACGACATTAATGAAACGGCCGAAGAGCTGCTGCGTCTGCGATATCCCAACTTTGACCAGAACTATTTTCTGTCGAATTTCCACTGGTCGACTATTATGAAGCAGTACAACATATCGCTGAGCGGCCACTACGTGACGCTGCTGCCTACTATCAGGCTGAGTCATGCCATAGCGCCGGAGCTTGCCACTTTGCTGCGCAATccccaggagcagctgcagcagaatttCCAGTGGAAggccctggctgctgccctggATCCGCTGGACTTCAACGATGACGACGTTCGCAGAGAGTCCCCGATGGTGATGCCCGGCGGAATGCCGCTCGTTCCCAAGAGTCCCATGGAGATCTTCTTCGCCATCCTGCTGTGCTGCATCAGCATCTTCGTTCTCTGCTACACGATGGTCGTCTTCTATCGATGCATCTGCACCAGAAACTACGCCGAGTGGCGTTCCAGCTGGAACGAGTCCGAGGTCCCCCACAAGCAAACCGAACAAATACTCGAGGGCGTTCCCACTCAGATCGCCGGCCACAAGCATCGCATCGAGTGCCTGGTCTCCGACGGGTCCTACATCATAAGCTGTTGCCTCAAAGGACAGATTCGCGTATGGGACGCACGCAGCGGCGAGCGACTGGCGAGTATCGGGCGATCAGAGATGCAGATCTCCCAGCCGCGACAGGACGGACAAACACTGGTGCGGAAGCTGCCCGTTTCACCAGTGTGGTGTCTGGACTACTTTGATAATCTCATTGTCGTCGGCTGTGCCAACGGCCGTGTGGAACTGTGGGAGTCCCCGGCAGGCGTGCTCAAGTGCGCCTACCAGGAGGATGCCAAGCGCAATCAGGGCATCACGCACATCCATTTGAACGGCGATCGTGTGATTGTAGCGCGCCTTAATGGACGCCTCGATTTCTACCGTCTGGAGACATACTACAAAGGCAAGCAGATCGACTGGGGGTTCACCTCCGCGTACCGACGCA CTCACGTGCGGACTGGTTCGACTGGCAGCCTCGGCCTtatgatgcagcagcagcagcatcgctgCCAGCAGGACACAGTGCAAAAAACCACCAAGGAGGAGATGAAGATCACGCTAGAGGGAGTGCGCCTCGCACACCAGCAACCCATTACCTGCATGCAGGTGGTTAACGACATGGTCTTCACCGGAAGCCAGGATCACACATTAAAG GTATATTGTCTCAACAAATCGGATGCGGAGTACACATTGCATGGACATTGTGGACCCATAACCTGCCTGTTTGTGGACCGCTGGCAGCCTGGCACTGGCGGTTCAGGATCGCAGGATGGCCTCCTCTGTGTTTGGGATCTATTTACGGGAGCCTGCATGTATAACATCCAAGCTCATGACGGTGCGGTCAGTTGTCTGGCCTGTGCGCCCAGCTACGTGATATCGCTGGGCACAGACGAACGGATCTGTGTGTGGGAGCGATTCCAGGGAAACCTGCTGACTACCATCAACATCTCCAATGCCTATTCGAGTCTCTTGATGCTCACCCCGTCGCTGCTTGTGACCAGCAAAATGG GATCTCTGATCGTCTGGGATGTACGAACCGGACAGCCGGCCCGCGAGGTCAAGCTGGACTTTGCCAATCTGCAGCTGTGCCCCAAGACCATGATGCTTGCCTGCGACTCTGTGGTCTGTGACTATGGCAACGAAATACGCGTTGTTCGTTTCCCCATTGTGGCCGACAAGTGCCACTGA
- the LOC117890472 gene encoding sterol regulatory element-binding protein cleavage-activating protein isoform X2, protein MTKHRDETRTRASYPLINIPLPGTIPTKIVLPYEAESLLAYNHSVALTPSVATVGPDPPPDAPAHLFNGSATDRSLPPLLPWAQSSPALFYVQQITLRASVLPWSDGMQLMDAFRAPLYEVFKLLEIVRNHQSSETQRTLEHNCLHVENVKRGVQGQLDQIFPEYGCLLLSPANLWTQNAQNFTRDTNILNTIFQYHNLQKSKVSTAEMLFGLPMQDTGFKRYPLRARARIIQYALTLVLKHNDVDYLETLKEKLLRYYPPLPVSATGEEPSTITYIFYPGEYRMWELVPYTVAFVLVFAYVYFSVRKIDVFRSRFLLALCSVFTTAGSLAMSLGLCFFFGLTISLQSKDIFPYLVILVGLENSLVITRSVVSMDETFDVKIRIAQALSKEGWHISKTLLTEITILTIGLATFVPVIQEFCIFAIVGLLSDFMLQMLLFSTILAMNIKRAEYTTEAKHLPKMMLSCTQGAGRQDFRFFGAAPTLPPFVPGSFQRSQSHPKLCFTDAAVGERVGLVNGHGHSTQEQRIPKRIKIVNFWARTRFFQRAFMVWMIVWICSIVYNSGCLEQLFTMQSNGTMTGTLELQRRLQAGRGAVSSFFEGLKADGHRTPTSPPSSNGFSTPIDPRSENDINETAEELLRLRYPNFDQNYFLSNFHWSTIMKQYNISLSGHYVTLLPTIRLSHAIAPELATLLRNPQEQLQQNFQWKALAAALDPLDFNDDDVRRESPMVMPGGMPLVPKSPMEIFFAILLCCISIFVLCYTMVVFYRCICTRNYAEWRSSWNESEVPHKQTEQILEGVPTQIAGHKHRIECLVSDGSYIISCCLKGQIRVWDARSGERLASIGRSEMQISQPRQDGQTLVRKLPVSPVWCLDYFDNLIVVGCANGRVELWESPAGVLKCAYQEDAKRNQGITHIHLNGDRVIVARLNGRLDFYRLETYYKGKQIDWGFTSAYRRTHVRTGSTGSLGLMMQQQQHRCQQDTVQKTTKEEMKITLEGVRLAHQQPITCMQVVNDMVFTGSQDHTLKVYCLNKSDAEYTLHGHCGPITCLFVDRWQPGTGGSGSQDGLLCVWDLFTGACMYNIQAHDGAVSCLACAPSYVISLGTDERICVWERFQGNLLTTINISNAYSSLLMLTPSLLVTSKMGSLIVWDVRTGQPAREVKLDFANLQLCPKTMMLACDSVVCDYGNEIRVVRFPIVADKCH, encoded by the exons ATGACGAAACACCGAGATGAAACACGAACACGCGCCAG CTATCCGCTGATCAACATACCGTTGCCGGGAACCATACCCACAAAGATAGTGCTGCCCTACGAGGCCGAGTCTTTATTGGCCTACAATCACAGTGTAGCGTTGACACCTTCCGTAGCCACGGTCGGACCCGATCCGCCGCCCGATGCCCCAGCGCACTTATTCAATGGAAGTGCCACAGACCGCAGCCTGCCCCCACTGCTTCCCTGGGCGCAGAGCAGTCCAGCCCTCTTCTACGTCCAGCAGATCACACTGCGAGCCAGCGTGCTGCCCTGGAGCGATGGGATGCAGCTAATGGATGCGTTTCGTGCGCCGCTTTACGAAGTTTTTAAATTGCTCGAAATTGTGCGCAATCATCAGAGCAGCGAGAC CCAGCGCACTCTCGAGCACAACTGCCTCCACGTGGAGAACGTGAAACGCGGGGTCCAAGGGCAGCTGGATCAGATCTTTCCCGAGTATGGCTGTCTGCTCCTCTCCCCGGCCAACCTCTGGACGCAGAACGCTCAGAACTTCACTAGAGACACGAATATTCTGAACACGATATTTCAATATCAT AATCTGCAAAAGTCGAAGGTATCCACAGCGGAAATGCTATTTGGACTGCCCATGCAGGACACTGGCTTCAAGCGCTACCCGCTCCGAGCACGCGCCAGGATAATTCAGTATGCCCTGACGCTGGTTCTGAAGCACAACGATGTGGATTATCTGGAGACGCtgaaggagaagctgctgcgctACTATCCGCCGCTGCCGGTTTCTGCGACCGGGGAGGAGCCGTCGACCATAACGTACATCTTTTACCCGGGAGAGTACAGGATGTGGGAGCTGGTGCCTTACACAGTGGCCTTTGTGCTGGTGTTCGCCTACGTCTACTTCTCCGTTCGTAAGATTGACGTGTTCAGATCGCGATTCCTGCTGGCTCTGTGCAGCGTCTTCACCACCGCCGGCAGCCTGGCCATGTCCCTCGGTCTGTGCTTCTTCTTTGGCCTGACCATTTCGCTGCAGTCGAAGGACATATTCCCCTACCTGGTCATTCTGGTGGGCCTGGAGAACAGCTTGGTCATCACGAGGAGTGTGGTGTCCATGGACGAGACGTTCGATGTCAAGATCCGTATCGCCCAGGCACTGAGCAAGGAGGGGTGGCATATCTCCAAGACGCTACTGACAGAGATTACCATTTTGACTATTGGCCTGGCAACATTTGTGCCCGTCATCCAGGAGTTCTGCATCTTTGCCATTGTCGGATTGCTCTCAGACTTcatgctgcagatgctgctttTCTCCACCATCTTGGCCATGAACATCAAGCGGGCCGAGTATACCACAGAGGCCAAACACCTGCCCAAAATGATGCTCAGCTGCACTCAGGGAGCGGGAAGGCAGGATTTCCGTTTCTTCGGTGCCGCTCCGACCCTGCCGCCCTTTGTGCCCGGATCCTTTCAGCGTTCGCAGTCCCATCCGAAGCTTTGCTTTACCGATGCCGCTGTCGGAGAGCGGGTAGGCCTGGTCAATGGGCACGGACACTCCACGCAGGAGCAGCGCATCCCCAAGCGTATCAAGATCGTCAACTTCTGGGCCCGTACGCGCTTCTTCCAGCGCGCCTTCATGGTCTGGATGATTGTGTGGATCTGCTCCATCGTTTACAACTCCGGTTGCCTGGAGCAGCTGTTCACCATGCAGAGCAACGGGACCATGACTGGTACTCTGGAGCTGCAGCGCCGCCTCCAGGCGGGTCGGGGAGCAGTCAGCAGCTTCTTCGAGGGACTGAAAGCAGACGGGCATCGAACCCCAACTAGCCCCCCAAGCAGCAACGGGTTTAGTACACCAATAGACCCCCGTTCTGAGAACGACATTAATGAAACGGCCGAAGAGCTGCTGCGTCTGCGATATCCCAACTTTGACCAGAACTATTTTCTGTCGAATTTCCACTGGTCGACTATTATGAAGCAGTACAACATATCGCTGAGCGGCCACTACGTGACGCTGCTGCCTACTATCAGGCTGAGTCATGCCATAGCGCCGGAGCTTGCCACTTTGCTGCGCAATccccaggagcagctgcagcagaatttCCAGTGGAAggccctggctgctgccctggATCCGCTGGACTTCAACGATGACGACGTTCGCAGAGAGTCCCCGATGGTGATGCCCGGCGGAATGCCGCTCGTTCCCAAGAGTCCCATGGAGATCTTCTTCGCCATCCTGCTGTGCTGCATCAGCATCTTCGTTCTCTGCTACACGATGGTCGTCTTCTATCGATGCATCTGCACCAGAAACTACGCCGAGTGGCGTTCCAGCTGGAACGAGTCCGAGGTCCCCCACAAGCAAACCGAACAAATACTCGAGGGCGTTCCCACTCAGATCGCCGGCCACAAGCATCGCATCGAGTGCCTGGTCTCCGACGGGTCCTACATCATAAGCTGTTGCCTCAAAGGACAGATTCGCGTATGGGACGCACGCAGCGGCGAGCGACTGGCGAGTATCGGGCGATCAGAGATGCAGATCTCCCAGCCGCGACAGGACGGACAAACACTGGTGCGGAAGCTGCCCGTTTCACCAGTGTGGTGTCTGGACTACTTTGATAATCTCATTGTCGTCGGCTGTGCCAACGGCCGTGTGGAACTGTGGGAGTCCCCGGCAGGCGTGCTCAAGTGCGCCTACCAGGAGGATGCCAAGCGCAATCAGGGCATCACGCACATCCATTTGAACGGCGATCGTGTGATTGTAGCGCGCCTTAATGGACGCCTCGATTTCTACCGTCTGGAGACATACTACAAAGGCAAGCAGATCGACTGGGGGTTCACCTCCGCGTACCGACGCA CTCACGTGCGGACTGGTTCGACTGGCAGCCTCGGCCTtatgatgcagcagcagcagcatcgctgCCAGCAGGACACAGTGCAAAAAACCACCAAGGAGGAGATGAAGATCACGCTAGAGGGAGTGCGCCTCGCACACCAGCAACCCATTACCTGCATGCAGGTGGTTAACGACATGGTCTTCACCGGAAGCCAGGATCACACATTAAAG GTATATTGTCTCAACAAATCGGATGCGGAGTACACATTGCATGGACATTGTGGACCCATAACCTGCCTGTTTGTGGACCGCTGGCAGCCTGGCACTGGCGGTTCAGGATCGCAGGATGGCCTCCTCTGTGTTTGGGATCTATTTACGGGAGCCTGCATGTATAACATCCAAGCTCATGACGGTGCGGTCAGTTGTCTGGCCTGTGCGCCCAGCTACGTGATATCGCTGGGCACAGACGAACGGATCTGTGTGTGGGAGCGATTCCAGGGAAACCTGCTGACTACCATCAACATCTCCAATGCCTATTCGAGTCTCTTGATGCTCACCCCGTCGCTGCTTGTGACCAGCAAAATGG GATCTCTGATCGTCTGGGATGTACGAACCGGACAGCCGGCCCGCGAGGTCAAGCTGGACTTTGCCAATCTGCAGCTGTGCCCCAAGACCATGATGCTTGCCTGCGACTCTGTGGTCTGTGACTATGGCAACGAAATACGCGTTGTTCGTTTCCCCATTGTGGCCGACAAGTGCCACTGA